Proteins from a genomic interval of Shewanella seohaensis:
- a CDS encoding ATP-dependent nuclease: MSFPITVTANIDSQAVNSTLEIILHNGLTTLIGPNGSGKTHILRSLKYALLPHLENKKVRFLSAGRMSPLENYRSDYGGYGGNPDFDRARLGSSSDTSRRHSIETLNGDFQTLSQRADILIKIQERLRKLFNKDIVLDWDSNGLKASFINLDNPDSQYSSGKEASGLIHLVGILSALYDDEVGALLIDEPEVSLHPQLQSFLLQEIINASGHPNEGGYKKIIVIATHSTEMFKINKPSDLPSIIFCHGISKPPVQIPTDAGELNNRKVKELIARLGQEHKLALFSKRPLLVEGPSDIFICSALSNIFDIHLEAAGSQLLPVIGKGQMSVVAKLFRLMGKEPVALVDADGIADGTALVSGYLVGNTYADELASESGAATANDMATDIYNDFCRLVTNEWNSIAILAEQHPYWINKSQDDDLIVSKRRATFCTLFTHEDEELPQPFISIKRRLTALLNILEKCGLFILRKGSIESYYLTSDQNTSIGKPNAAIDEIDSFYSINKSDLTTSYGDVIRCITHAAMTQKISEAEALRALILAIVSPAHEMFKSTPTSTHFNALARSILGGRSEMFDLAVKNDRLIITIKSNILDVDSFPVELSRDDNVPQVINRALGITS, encoded by the coding sequence ATGAGTTTCCCTATCACGGTTACTGCCAATATTGATAGCCAAGCAGTAAATAGCACTCTAGAAATAATTCTTCACAATGGATTGACTACCCTAATTGGCCCAAATGGTTCAGGAAAAACACATATTTTACGTTCATTAAAATATGCCCTCCTTCCCCATTTAGAAAACAAAAAGGTTCGTTTCTTGTCTGCTGGCAGAATGAGCCCACTTGAGAACTACCGCTCAGATTACGGTGGATATGGTGGAAATCCAGATTTTGATCGTGCTCGACTAGGAAGCTCATCTGATACAAGCAGAAGACATTCAATTGAAACTTTAAACGGTGATTTTCAAACCTTATCCCAACGTGCAGATATACTAATTAAAATCCAAGAGCGATTACGCAAGCTCTTCAACAAAGATATCGTGCTCGATTGGGATTCCAATGGCCTCAAAGCATCATTCATTAATCTAGATAATCCTGATAGTCAGTATTCATCAGGTAAAGAAGCCTCAGGTTTAATTCATTTAGTTGGGATATTATCTGCATTGTATGATGATGAAGTAGGGGCATTACTTATTGATGAACCAGAGGTTTCTCTCCATCCACAACTTCAATCATTCCTTCTGCAAGAAATAATTAATGCATCTGGACATCCAAATGAAGGTGGATATAAAAAAATCATAGTAATTGCGACCCACTCTACAGAAATGTTTAAGATCAATAAACCATCAGATCTACCATCAATTATCTTTTGTCACGGCATATCAAAACCACCAGTACAAATCCCAACAGATGCTGGCGAATTAAACAATAGAAAAGTAAAAGAACTTATCGCTCGACTAGGTCAGGAGCATAAACTCGCCCTATTCTCAAAGCGCCCCTTACTTGTGGAAGGCCCATCCGATATTTTTATATGTAGTGCCTTATCAAATATTTTTGATATTCATCTTGAAGCGGCTGGCTCTCAACTTTTACCTGTCATAGGTAAAGGACAGATGTCAGTCGTCGCAAAGCTCTTTAGGTTAATGGGCAAAGAACCTGTAGCCTTGGTTGATGCTGATGGTATTGCAGATGGAACAGCTCTCGTCAGTGGTTACTTAGTTGGGAATACATATGCTGATGAACTTGCAAGTGAGTCTGGGGCAGCCACGGCAAATGATATGGCTACAGATATTTACAATGACTTCTGCAGACTTGTTACCAATGAATGGAATAGCATAGCCATATTAGCTGAGCAACATCCATACTGGATTAACAAATCTCAAGATGATGATCTTATAGTTTCAAAACGCAGAGCAACATTCTGTACACTTTTTACACATGAAGATGAAGAACTGCCCCAACCATTCATTTCAATTAAAAGAAGACTTACAGCACTTTTAAACATTTTGGAAAAATGCGGTCTCTTTATTCTTAGGAAAGGATCCATTGAATCATATTACTTAACATCAGATCAAAATACCTCTATAGGTAAACCGAATGCTGCCATTGATGAAATTGACTCATTCTACAGCATTAACAAGTCTGATTTAACAACGTCATATGGAGATGTCATCAGATGCATTACTCATGCTGCAATGACTCAAAAAATAAGTGAGGCCGAAGCACTAAGAGCACTAATCCTTGCCATTGTATCTCCTGCGCATGAGATGTTTAAGAGCACTCCTACATCAACTCACTTCAATGCTTTAGCTAGGTCAATCCTTGGCGGACGTTCAGAAATGTTTGATCTAGCAGTTAAAAATGACAGGCTCATCATTACTATTAAAAGTAATATCCTTGACGTTGATAGCTTCCCTGTTGAACTCAGCAGGGATGACAATGTACCTCAAGTTATTAACAGAGCTCTAGGTATCACCTCTTAA
- a CDS encoding IS110 family RNA-guided transposase, with protein sequence MKITTIGLDIAKSVFHAVGVDKAGKLIKKKMLRRKDLLPSLAQIEPCLIVMEACGGANYWAREFQLLGHNVKLIAPQFVVPFRQGNKNDYNDALAIAEAAQRPNMRFVKPKSVEQQDVQLLHRMRERLTKQSTALINQVRGMLAEYGIVIAKSKSAFKVQFPDILADETNALTTKGRAIFYQLYEEFSDIEKRLKGCDAQVLTETKNNVICQRLETIPGIGPVTATAFYAAAGDGKDFTNGRHFSAWCAKQHSSGGKDNLLGISKRGNAYLRTLFIHGARAVLQHSQNKQDKFSCWAIQLAERRGFNRACVAVANKLARMAWVIAAHDEEYRLPV encoded by the coding sequence ATGAAGATTACTACAATTGGTTTAGATATCGCAAAGTCTGTTTTTCATGCTGTTGGTGTCGATAAAGCTGGCAAGTTAATCAAAAAGAAAATGCTTAGACGCAAAGACTTGCTTCCCTCTCTTGCTCAAATTGAGCCGTGCCTAATTGTGATGGAAGCCTGTGGTGGAGCAAATTACTGGGCCAGAGAATTTCAGCTGTTGGGCCATAACGTCAAGCTAATCGCACCTCAATTTGTCGTGCCTTTTCGGCAAGGTAACAAAAATGACTACAACGATGCCTTAGCCATCGCTGAAGCTGCGCAGCGACCCAACATGCGGTTTGTAAAACCCAAAAGCGTCGAGCAGCAAGATGTGCAACTGCTCCACCGTATGCGTGAGCGATTAACTAAGCAATCAACAGCGTTAATCAACCAAGTGCGAGGCATGTTAGCAGAATACGGCATCGTGATAGCCAAAAGTAAATCGGCTTTTAAAGTACAGTTCCCAGATATTTTAGCGGATGAAACCAATGCGCTGACCACCAAAGGTCGGGCCATTTTTTATCAGTTATATGAAGAGTTTAGTGATATAGAAAAACGGCTTAAGGGTTGTGATGCCCAAGTACTCACTGAAACTAAAAACAATGTGATTTGCCAGCGTTTAGAGACTATCCCAGGTATTGGTCCCGTCACCGCTACCGCCTTTTATGCCGCCGCAGGTGATGGTAAAGATTTCACTAATGGTAGGCACTTTTCAGCTTGGTGTGCCAAGCAACACAGCAGTGGAGGTAAAGACAACCTCCTTGGAATAAGCAAACGGGGAAATGCGTATTTACGCACCCTGTTCATTCACGGCGCCAGAGCGGTGTTGCAACACAGCCAGAATAAGCAAGATAAGTTTAGTTGCTGGGCAATCCAGTTAGCAGAGCGCCGAGGCTTTAACCGAGCTTGTGTGGCCGTCGCCAATAAGCTCGCCAGAATGGCATGGGTTATCGCGGCGCATGACGAAGAATATCGACTTCCAGTATAG
- a CDS encoding DUF599 domain-containing protein yields MTFSLLDISALTWFIVSWAGYTAFARRKAKDTDCIARGLHKHRIYWMLELMTRGVRVGDAALLANLERNIAFFASTTLFVLAGVLTLFAQVERLEAVIATIPYATPPNHSLVQVKLALLVVIFVMAFFQFTWSMRQYGFVNVMIGAGPMDSEGANDNLKAYARQMATVQDQAAHSYNYGLRAYYFSMAVLCWFVHPILFILASLFVVVTLYRREFKSRAVIAITAAKAHLGSEYQARETQRQAK; encoded by the coding sequence ATGACATTCTCGCTATTAGATATTTCTGCATTAACGTGGTTTATCGTTTCTTGGGCTGGCTATACCGCTTTTGCCCGACGCAAAGCGAAGGATACCGACTGTATTGCCCGTGGCCTGCATAAACATCGAATTTACTGGATGCTCGAGCTGATGACTCGAGGCGTGCGGGTAGGCGATGCGGCGTTATTAGCGAACCTTGAGCGTAATATTGCCTTTTTTGCCTCGACCACGTTGTTCGTGCTCGCGGGGGTATTAACCTTATTTGCCCAGGTTGAACGCCTCGAAGCCGTGATTGCTACGATTCCCTATGCTACGCCGCCGAATCACTCCTTAGTCCAAGTGAAGTTAGCGCTGTTGGTGGTGATCTTCGTGATGGCGTTTTTCCAATTTACTTGGTCAATGCGCCAATACGGCTTTGTGAACGTGATGATAGGCGCAGGCCCCATGGATAGCGAAGGCGCCAATGACAACCTCAAAGCCTACGCGCGGCAAATGGCGACGGTGCAAGACCAAGCCGCCCATTCCTATAACTATGGCCTGCGAGCTTACTACTTTTCGATGGCTGTGCTCTGCTGGTTTGTGCACCCGATACTGTTTATTTTGGCTAGCCTGTTTGTGGTGGTCACCCTGTATCGCCGCGAATTTAAATCCCGCGCCGTAATAGCCATTACCGCCGCCAAGGCACATTTAGGTAGCGAATATCAGGCGCGAGAAACCCAGCGCCAAGCCAAGTAG
- a CDS encoding helix-turn-helix domain-containing protein — protein MSDNLLTVDEVCKLLDKSPATIKRYARENLLSSVKDGEELRFPEEEVKRYLAFSQRLGR, from the coding sequence ATGAGTGATAATCTGTTAACTGTGGATGAAGTATGCAAGTTGCTGGATAAGAGTCCGGCAACGATCAAACGCTATGCGCGGGAAAACCTGCTCAGTAGTGTGAAAGACGGTGAAGAATTGCGATTCCCCGAAGAAGAGGTCAAACGTTACTTAGCCTTTTCGCAGCGCTTAGGAAGATAA
- the cyaB gene encoding class IV adenylate cyclase yields the protein MVPKELAPKELAAKEFAPQINAHFNGKFEVELKYRLTDREAFWARLSAKSPEVMLEDNLEHDCYFDSPSVSLAAEHKSLCIREMQPSGIMLWIVKGPEKDRCEAVNITDANKAKSMLRTLGYQCVLEIKKRRSVYFLGEFHLTLDWLEGLGDFAELAIMTNDEAKLPIYEAQLLALAAELGLEESQREFLSYRQLQMAIQG from the coding sequence ATGGTGCCAAAAGAATTGGCACCAAAAGAATTGGCAGCAAAAGAATTCGCTCCGCAAATTAACGCCCATTTTAACGGTAAGTTTGAGGTAGAGCTTAAGTATCGACTCACGGACCGTGAGGCCTTTTGGGCGCGTTTAAGTGCCAAATCCCCCGAGGTGATGCTCGAGGATAATCTTGAGCATGACTGCTATTTTGATTCGCCCTCAGTGTCGTTAGCGGCGGAGCATAAAAGCCTATGTATTCGCGAGATGCAGCCCTCTGGCATCATGCTGTGGATAGTGAAAGGGCCCGAGAAGGACCGCTGTGAGGCGGTTAATATCACGGATGCCAACAAGGCCAAAAGTATGCTGCGGACGTTAGGCTATCAATGTGTGCTTGAGATTAAAAAACGTCGCAGCGTGTATTTTCTCGGGGAATTTCACTTAACGCTTGATTGGCTCGAAGGCTTAGGTGACTTTGCCGAGCTTGCTATTATGACTAATGATGAAGCTAAGCTGCCAATCTATGAGGCGCAGCTCCTCGCCTTAGCCGCAGAGCTTGGGCTAGAGGAATCACAGCGGGAGTTCTTATCTTACAGACAGTTACAGATGGCTATACAAGGATAA